Below is a window of Pseudomonas eucalypticola DNA.
GGCCTGCTCGGGGGTCAACTGCGCGGTGTCCAGGCAAAACGTCGCTTCGTCCCAGGCTTCATACTCATGGGCCAGCACCGACTGCCAGGTGGGCGGCGTAAGGCCGGGAATATCCCCCACCCTCGTTTCCACCCGGCGCTGATGTTCACGCCGGTTGGAGCACACCACCTGAATATTCAGCAAGTCCACGCCGGCCTGCGCGGCGACCTGGCGCCAGGCCTCTCGGCTTTCCAGGACAGGATTCACCCCATCCACCACAACCTGTCTGCCTAGCTGCAGATTGCTCAGCGCCAGCGCGTTGGCGACCTGGTAGCCGCTGCGCCCCACGCCCTGTGCGAGCACACCGGCGCTGCGAATCGCCTGCTCGATGGTGTCTATGCGCAGGTATACCGCGCCCGTGGCGGCGGCGAAGGATGTGGCAAGGGTGGTTTTTCCGGTGCCGGGCAGGCCGCTGAAGACGATTAGCATGGACGTCCTTGTTCCGTGGAAAGAGCAATGTTCCCGCTGCGGCAGTGCGAGCGGCGTAGGTGACGCGGCCAGGCCTTTCACGCTGCCGATAGCGGCTTCGCCTCTTTACGCTATATAGTTTGGCTTATAGCGATTTCGCTGAGGGAGACAGGAGAGAGTACCGTGAGCGCACAACCGAAGGAGGCCGTGGGGCCCGACTATAGCATCGACGCCATGCGCCACGCCCAGGCCATGACCTGGCGGGCCATCGAACAGCTGTCCCAGCGCATTGAGCCGGGCATGCTGGAGTCCCATACTTGCGCATTGGGCAAGCAGGTACTCAAGGACCTGGAGATGCAGCGGATCTGGCACCCGCTATTGGTGCGCTTCGGCGCCAACACCCTGAAGACCTTCAAGCAGCGCTCCGATGGTGACCCGGTGTTGGGTGAAAACGACATCTTCTTCATCGACATGGGCGCCGTGTGGCAAGGCCATGAGGGCGACGCCGGGGAAACCTTCGTCACCGGCGACGACCCGGCCATGGCTGCGTGTGCCCAGGCCGCCAAGACGCTGTTCCAGCGCGTAGAGGCGCAATGGCGCAGCCAGCGCATGGCCGGGCCTGATTTGTACCGGTATGCCCAGGAACACGCGCAAGCCATGGGCTGGACATTGAACCTGGACATCAAGGGCCACCGCGTCAGCGATTTTCCCCATGCGATTCACCGTGGCGGCGACCTGGGAGATTTCGAGCATTGCCCGAACGAAGGGCTGTGGATCCTGGAAATCCAGATCGCCCACCCGACGCTGCCCTACGGTGCATTCTATGAAGACCTGCTCGCCTAGGCGGCGCCCGTCAGCGCTTCCCGGCGTCCGAATTGCTTGCGGTAATCGCTGGGGCTGCTGTCCAGGTTGTTGCGGAAGTGATGGCGCAACGTAGCGGCGGTACCGAAACCGCATTGTTCGGCGATCAGCGACACGGATAGCGCGCTGGTCTCCAGCAGTGCCTTGGCGCGCTCCAGCCTGACCCCCAGCAGCCAATGGGCTGGCGTGGTGCCAGTGGCATCGTGGAAGCGGCGCAGGAAGGTACGACGGCTCATGTGGGTGGCGCGTGCCATCTGGTTGATATCGAGGCCATGGGTCGGGCTCGCCCGCAGCCTATCCAGCAGCGGCGCCAGGCTGTTGCCAGGCCGGGCGGTGACGGGCTGTTCCAGGTATTGCGCCTGACACCCCAGGCGGTGGGGCGGCGTCACCATCCGGCGCGCGGCGCGGTTGGCGGCCTCAGGGCCGAAGTCTCGACGGATCAGGTGCAGGCAGGCATCAAGGCCGGAAGCACACCCGGCCGACGTCAGGATATCGCCTTCGTCCACGTACAGCACCGACGCTTCGACCCGCACGCCCGGGTATGCCTTCGCCAGCGCCTCGTGATGGTGCCAGTGGGTGGTCGCGCGCTTGCCCGCCAGCAGGCCGGTTGCCGCCAGCACGAAAGTGCCGGCGCACAGGGTGAAAATGCGACAGCCCCGCTGGTTCGCCGCGCTCAGGGCGTCGAGCAGGGCGGTGGACACATCGCCGGCCAGGTCGCGCCAGCCAGGAATGACGATGGTGCCGGCTTGCTCCAGCAACTCAAGGCCGCCCTGCACGCCGATCTGCACCCCGCCAAACGCCCGCAGTGGGCCCGGCTCGGCTGCCGCCACGCGCAGGTAGCGGTTTTTTCAGCAATGGGTCATCGCGACCGAAGGCTTCGATGGTGGTGCCGAATTCGAAGGTGCACAGCTGGTCGTAGGCCAGCACCACGAGGTTTCGATTGAAGGGCAGGGGGGCAGCAAGGTCTTTTGGCATGAAATTGACGATACCTGGCCTGTGTGCCGATTTCCACAGATCCGTGCACGCCTGATCATCGCCGCACTTATTGAACCATGGAAAGGTGCCACATGAAAGATTCCACCAAGGCGCTGGCGGCGGTGTGCCTGGCAGCGATGATGTTCGGCCTGGAAATCTCCAGTATCCCGGTGATATTGCCCACCCTTGAAACGGACCTGCACAGCGTGTTCAGTGACCTGCAATGGGTCATGAACGCCTACACGCTGGCGTGCACCAGCGTGTTGATGGCCGTGGGTACGCTGGTGGACCGCTATGGGCGCAAGATGCTGTTCATCTTCAGCGTCGCGGTGTTCGGCCTGGCGTCATTGGGGTGTGGCATGGCGAACAGCAGCGCGTGGCTGATCTTCGCGCGTGCGGTGCAGGGTGCCAGCGGCGGGGCCATGCTGGTCTGCCAGATCTCCATCCTGTCCCGGCAGTTCACCCAGGCACGTGAGCGCGGCAGAGCGTTCGCATTGTGGGGCGTTGTGTTTGGTGCCGGCCTGGGCCTGGGGCCGATCATGGGCACGGGCCTCCTCGCGCTGGCCGGTTGGCCATGGGTTTTCCTGATCCATGTGCCTATCGCCGCGCTGGCCTGCGCCCTGGCCGCGGGCGGGGTGCACGCTTCGAGCGAGGTGCAGGCTGGCAAGCTGGGCAGCCTGGGAATCCTGCTGCTGGCCTCGGCGGTGTTCGGTTTTAGCTACGTGATCATCCAAGGCCCGCAACCCGACATGTCGAGCCTGCAAGCAGGCGGCATCCTGGCGTTGAGCCTGGTCGCGTTCGTGGCCTTCGTGGTATCGCAGAAGCGCAGCCATCAGCCGATGATGGATTTTTCGGTGTTCCGTATACGAGGTTTCACGGGCGCACTGCTGGGGTCGGCCGGCATGAATTTCAGCTTTTGGCCGTTGATGATCTACCTGCCTCTCTATGTGCAGGCGGGGATGGGGTTGGACAAAGGCAAGGCGGGGGCGTTGTTGCTGGCGTATACCCTGCCGACACTGTTCGTGCCGCCGCTGGCCGAGCGCCTGGCGCTGAAACTGCACCCAGGGGTGATGATTCCCGCCGGGTTGCTGGTGATAGGAACAGGCCTGCTAGTGATGTGTGTTGCCATCGGCTACCCCGGGATGTTGCTGCCGGGCATGGTGGCTGGCTGCATGCTGGCGGGCACCGGGCTGGGCCTTACCAATACACCGGTGACCAATACCAGTACCGGTTCCGTACCCCCGGCCCGGGCGGGCATGGCGTCGGGCATGGACATGAGCGCGCGAATGACCTCGCTGGCCATCAACATTGCGGTCATGGGGTGGATACTGGTGCAGGGGATCAGCGCCGCACTGTCCGGGCTGCGCGAGGGTGTCGCGTTGCAGGCTGCGGCACAGGCAGTGGCGGCCGGCAAGCAGGTAGTGCCGGTGGGCGCCTTCCATGCGGCGCTCGACCTTGGGTTCAGTTGGGTCCTGATGTATGGCGTGGCCAGTGTCTGCGTGGCGGCGGTGGCGAGTTTCTGGGTGTTCAGGCCGTGGGGCGAGAGGGCGGTTGTCGGAACGGCGTGAGGGGGCGCTCACGTTCTTCCGGATTGCAGGTCGGCTGTGGGCGCGGGCAGCGCGCAATTGCGCATGGCCTGTAGCAGCGGACCAGGCCGCGTCGGGGTGAATGCGGTTTGCCTGATACCGCGCGGTGTTCGTGACGCGGCCAGGTCCGCTGCTACAGATCGTCTCTCGGCCTGGTGAAGACGGGCAACGTGCTTCGCGTACCGCCGTCCATTTTTCAGATTTATCTCAAAGACAGTCATCGCCACGCCCCGGCACAATCGTCCGGATAACCCACGCCGTTGGAGCGTATCTGCAACGCACAGGCCAGTTCGTATTGGCGCTGCGCACGGCGCGGTTAAAGCGGCTGGGTGAACAGCCCGGTCAATGATCAACTTGGCGATGACTGAGACCTGCCCATGCGCCCTGTCGCGTGGAGGGTGCAAACGACTATGACTATTCGAACGTGTATTTTGCTTTTCGGTTGCCTGGCGGGTTGTTTGCTCGGCGTGGACGCGCGGGCAAACATTGTCCTGGGAGGAACCCGCATCATCTATCCGCAAGGGGAGCGGGAGGTCACCATCGCTCTCTCCAATAAAGGATCGGCACCGGCGCTGGTGCAGTCCTGGATGGATGACGGGGCTGCGCATTCAACGCCGGAAAACAGTTCGGCACCCTTTCTGATAATGCCCCCTATCACGCGAATCGAAGCGCAGGCCTCGCAGACATTGCGCATTTTGTTCAACGGCACCCCATTGCCGACGACGCGCGAGTCGCTGTTCTGGCTCAATGTATTGGAAATTCCCCCCGTGTCTGCTGAAGCCAGGGAAAAGAACAATCTGTTACTTGCCATTCAGAGCAGGATAAAAGTGTTCTATCGGCCTGCTTCTGTGAGCGGCTCATTGCATGAAGCCGCCGAATCGCTCAAGTGGGCGTGGGTCAAGGACGGTGCCCAATGGCAGCTGCGGTGCACCAATACATCGCCGTTTTATGTTTCGTTCGCGCAATTGAGCACCTTGAAGGCGGGCCAGACCCTGGTCAACGGGGATGGCACCCAGATGGTTGAACCTGGGGGTGAAATCATATTCAAGCTGACCCCCGCGGCGCATTCGATTGCCGGCCTCAAGGAAGGTCAGGTGCGCTTTGAGTACATCAACGACTACGGTGCCCTGAAACAAGTTGACGCTCTCGTCCAATGAACGCGTGGACCACCATGATAAAACGTTCCATACCGGCTGTTCACCGGGCAGCTCAGGTTGTCGCCATCCGCGCTGCCTGGGAGCAGTGGCTGGGGAGCCTGCGCACGCTCACCTGCCTCGTGCTCCTGCTCCTGTTTTCAACTTCCGCGTCCGCGGTATGCGGGATGATGCCCAACTACAGCGAGGGCGCGACCATCAATATCGACATGGGCCGTATAACCGTACCCGCCAACGCCACGATCGGGCAGGCATTCTACAAAAAGGAATTCCCCATCACTGGCAACTTTTTCGCCATCGTGGCCTGTGCGCCGGGTGACGCTACCCAGTGGCGAGTCACCATGGGGGCTGCCACCACCCTTGCAAATGTCTACACCACCAATATCGCGGGCATTGGCATGAGGACCAGTTGGGTACCCGGCGCATCCGCTGCACCGTTATATGCCGGGGACAGCACCGTCTGGAGACTCGGCATGCCTAACGTCAGCGGCAATTCAAATTCACTGGCGGTCAATGTGGGGGGTACCGTGGTAGTGGAACTGGTCAAGCTCACCAGCCAGGACAAGGTCGGGTCGGGCACGCTGGCGGGTGGCACCTACACACAAAACGTGGCGCAAAGTACTTACCCCTTCAATACCGGTGTATTTCTGTCGACACGCATTGCCGGTGGCGGCAGCGAGATTGTCCCGGAAACCGGGACCTGTTCGGTCAGCGATCTGACCGTGACCATGGCTCCGGCGTCGCTCGGTCAGTTTCACGGTGTCGGCAGTTCCAGCGGCGACACGGCGTTCCCGATCGTCTTTACCTGCTCAGGTGCCAATGGCGCGGTTGTCATGACGATCAATGGCGATAAGGTGATGTCGGACGGTAGTCTGGGGCTGGTCAAACCGCAAAGTGGCGCGAATAACGCCTCCTGTATCGCGCTGCAGATCATTGACGGCGACACCGGCAACCCGGTTGTCCTGGGTGCGAAAAGCCAAGTAGGGTCAGTGCTGAATAACGCTACCACGTTCAACCTTCCTTACCACGTTCGCTATTACCAGAGTGAGGGTGGCGCCAATTGCGTAGCCCCTGGCCTGGTCAAGGGCACTGCGACGGTCACGGTCAGTTATCAATAGTTCGCTTTTGACATCTCAGCTCAGCACGGTCATGAGCGGCGTCTTTTTCAAACCGTGGTGATGCGGATACTCTGCTGCCCATCGCCGATACTGGCGGGTGCGCAAGGCCATGGACAGCTGTTG
It encodes the following:
- a CDS encoding helix-turn-helix domain-containing protein — protein: MAAAEPGPLRAFGGVQIGVQGGLELLEQAGTIVIPGWRDLAGDVSTALLDALSAANQRGCRIFTLCAGTFVLAATGLLAGKRATTHWHHHEALAKAYPGVRVEASVLYVDEGDILTSAGCASGLDACLHLIRRDFGPEAANRAARRMVTPPHRLGCQAQYLEQPVTARPGNSLAPLLDRLRASPTHGLDINQMARATHMSRRTFLRRFHDATGTTPAHWLLGVRLERAKALLETSALSVSLIAEQCGFGTAATLRHHFRNNLDSSPSDYRKQFGRREALTGAA
- a CDS encoding MFS transporter, with protein sequence MKDSTKALAAVCLAAMMFGLEISSIPVILPTLETDLHSVFSDLQWVMNAYTLACTSVLMAVGTLVDRYGRKMLFIFSVAVFGLASLGCGMANSSAWLIFARAVQGASGGAMLVCQISILSRQFTQARERGRAFALWGVVFGAGLGLGPIMGTGLLALAGWPWVFLIHVPIAALACALAAGGVHASSEVQAGKLGSLGILLLASAVFGFSYVIIQGPQPDMSSLQAGGILALSLVAFVAFVVSQKRSHQPMMDFSVFRIRGFTGALLGSAGMNFSFWPLMIYLPLYVQAGMGLDKGKAGALLLAYTLPTLFVPPLAERLALKLHPGVMIPAGLLVIGTGLLVMCVAIGYPGMLLPGMVAGCMLAGTGLGLTNTPVTNTSTGSVPPARAGMASGMDMSARMTSLAINIAVMGWILVQGISAALSGLREGVALQAAAQAVAAGKQVVPVGAFHAALDLGFSWVLMYGVASVCVAAVASFWVFRPWGERAVVGTA
- a CDS encoding fimbrial protein translates to MIKRSIPAVHRAAQVVAIRAAWEQWLGSLRTLTCLVLLLLFSTSASAVCGMMPNYSEGATINIDMGRITVPANATIGQAFYKKEFPITGNFFAIVACAPGDATQWRVTMGAATTLANVYTTNIAGIGMRTSWVPGASAAPLYAGDSTVWRLGMPNVSGNSNSLAVNVGGTVVVELVKLTSQDKVGSGTLAGGTYTQNVAQSTYPFNTGVFLSTRIAGGGSEIVPETGTCSVSDLTVTMAPASLGQFHGVGSSSGDTAFPIVFTCSGANGAVVMTINGDKVMSDGSLGLVKPQSGANNASCIALQIIDGDTGNPVVLGAKSQVGSVLNNATTFNLPYHVRYYQSEGGANCVAPGLVKGTATVTVSYQ
- a CDS encoding M24 family metallopeptidase, whose amino-acid sequence is MSAQPKEAVGPDYSIDAMRHAQAMTWRAIEQLSQRIEPGMLESHTCALGKQVLKDLEMQRIWHPLLVRFGANTLKTFKQRSDGDPVLGENDIFFIDMGAVWQGHEGDAGETFVTGDDPAMAACAQAAKTLFQRVEAQWRSQRMAGPDLYRYAQEHAQAMGWTLNLDIKGHRVSDFPHAIHRGGDLGDFEHCPNEGLWILEIQIAHPTLPYGAFYEDLLA
- a CDS encoding AAA family ATPase — its product is MLIVFSGLPGTGKTTLATSFAAATGAVYLRIDTIEQAIRSAGVLAQGVGRSGYQVANALALSNLQLGRQVVVDGVNPVLESREAWRQVAAQAGVDLLNIQVVCSNRREHQRRVETRVGDIPGLTPPTWQSVLAHEYEAWDEATFCLDTAQLTPEQAVTMITRQLRGAD
- a CDS encoding fimbrial biogenesis chaperone yields the protein MTIRTCILLFGCLAGCLLGVDARANIVLGGTRIIYPQGEREVTIALSNKGSAPALVQSWMDDGAAHSTPENSSAPFLIMPPITRIEAQASQTLRILFNGTPLPTTRESLFWLNVLEIPPVSAEAREKNNLLLAIQSRIKVFYRPASVSGSLHEAAESLKWAWVKDGAQWQLRCTNTSPFYVSFAQLSTLKAGQTLVNGDGTQMVEPGGEIIFKLTPAAHSIAGLKEGQVRFEYINDYGALKQVDALVQ